The window GCATGGAACACTACCTTGTGCTCTTAGGTCTCTGGATTCGGTCTTGCCGAGATTTGCTCTGTTATACCCTATAATCTCAACAGTTTTCATAAAATAGATAGTTATAAATAAATAGAAATAAATTGCTTATATGAACAGGGAGCTGATAGAACCATGGGTCATTAACTTTTGAATGGCATCTGCAAACAGATTGGCCACAGTTAATACCTTTATTTTTTCGCTCTCCTGCTTTACCGGAATTGTGTCTGTTACCACTAATTCTTCCAGTACAGAGTTTTCAATATTTTCGTAGGCTTTGCCCGATAATACAGCGTGTGTACAAACGGCCCTTACACTGCGGGCACCTTTGTCAAGGATAATGCCTGCAGCTTTGCAAATAGTTCCGGCTGTATCCACTAAATCATCTACCAGTACAACATCAGCACCTTCTACATCGCCAATTACCTGCATGGAGGCAATTTCGTTGGCGCGTTTGCGGTGCTTGTCGCACACCACCATATCTGCCTGGAAATATTTGGCATAAGCCCGTGCACGTGCTACACCTCCAACATCAGGAGAGGCAAAAACCAGTTTCTCCAGGTTCAGCGAGCGCAGGTAAGGTACAAATATGGCCGAACCGTCCATATGGTCTACCGGAACATCAAAGAAGCCCTGAATCTGCCCGGCATGTAAATCGCAGGTCATAATGCGGTTGGCACCGGCGGCCATCAGAATGTTTGCAATCAATTTAGCACCAATAGCTACCCTGGGCTTGTCTTTACGGTCCTGGCGTGCATAACCAAAGTAGGGAATCACACAAACCACATTATGGGCACTTGCCCTGCGGGCTGCATCAATCATCAGAAGAAGCTCCATGATGTTGTCGGCCGGCGGAAATGTGGATTGAATCAGAAATACCTCGCTGCCACGAACAGATTCGTTAAAGCTCGGAGACATTTCTCCATCACTGAATTTTTGTAGGGTTAAGCTGCCAAGGGGCTGGCCGTAGGCTGCGGCAATCTTTTCTGCCAAGTAGCGTGAGGAATCACCTGAAAAAAGTTTTACCGGGGTCATGGCGCGCTGGGTTGGGGCTAAAAAGAGGAATCCCGATCACAGGGATCGGGATTTTTAGTTGACCTACTAGGGCTCGAACCTAGACTCTTCTGAACCAAAATCAGACGTGTTGCCAGTTACACCATAGGTCAGTATTTCTTTCCTCAATCAGGGCTACAAAGGTAAAGTTTTTTATTCT of the Flammeovirgaceae bacterium 311 genome contains:
- a CDS encoding ribose-phosphate pyrophosphokinase (COG0462 Phosphoribosylpyrophosphate synthetase); this encodes MTPVKLFSGDSSRYLAEKIAAAYGQPLGSLTLQKFSDGEMSPSFNESVRGSEVFLIQSTFPPADNIMELLLMIDAARRASAHNVVCVIPYFGYARQDRKDKPRVAIGAKLIANILMAAGANRIMTCDLHAGQIQGFFDVPVDHMDGSAIFVPYLRSLNLEKLVFASPDVGGVARARAYAKYFQADMVVCDKHRKRANEIASMQVIGDVEGADVVLVDDLVDTAGTICKAAGIILDKGARSVRAVCTHAVLSGKAYENIENSVLEELVVTDTIPVKQESEKIKVLTVANLFADAIQKLMTHGSISSLFI